In Portunus trituberculatus isolate SZX2019 chromosome 44, ASM1759143v1, whole genome shotgun sequence, a single window of DNA contains:
- the LOC123518936 gene encoding uncharacterized protein LOC123518936 produces the protein MARHVLPLVLLLVALVVRLILSAPVPEPDTEHSHISEVLKVQHSIFSGLGPNPCRKKCYKRDFLGRCRLNFTCMFG, from the exons ATGGCGCGCCACGTGCTgccgctggtgctgctgcttgtAGCTCTTGTGGTGCGACTTATTTTGTCTGCACCTGTCCCTGAGCCCGACACTGAACACAGTCAT ATATCTGAAGTGTTAAAGGTGCAACATTCCATCTTCAGTGGCCTTGGTCCCAACCCGTGCCGCAAGAAATGCTACAAAAGGGATTTCTTGGGTAGATGTCGCCTGAATTTCACATGTATGTTTGGATGA